The Helicobacter cetorum MIT 00-7128 region CTGTTGATGCTGGCACACGAACCGCTCGCTTTATGATTCAAGATTTACTTGGTAATGTGTATAAGCCTTTGGGTAATCTTAGTTCTTATAGTGCAGGGATTTTTGCCACCATTTTGTGTGTAGCAGGGTGGGGGTATTTCTTGTATCAAGGCACGATTGACCCTAAGGGGGGAATTTATACGCTATGGCCTTTATTTGGTGTGAGCAACCAAATGTTAGCGGGCATGGCGTTATTATTAGTTACTACGGTGCTGTTTAAAATGGGGCGTTTTAAAGGAGCAATGATAAGCGCTATTCCAGCGGCTCTCATTTTGTTTATCACTTTTTATAGCGGTATTTTAAAGGTTATGCCAAAAAGTGATGATAGGGTGCTTAATAATGTCTCTCATGTGGCACACATGCAAATTTTGAAAGAAAAAATCGCCATAACGACTGATGAAAAGGAATTGAGTTCGCTTAAAAAATCCTTGTTTAACCACACGATTAATGCGATTTTATGCGTGTTTTTTATGGTTGTGGCACTCTTAGTATTGATTGCGAGTATAAGAATTTGCTTGAATGCGTATTTCAAACATAAAGTTTACCCACCACTTGCTGAAACGCCGTATGTTAAAGCTACTTAGAATTAAAATAGGCTCTATTAACAAAGTATTATATTTTGTTAATAGGGTTTAAAAATCAAACAAACTCGGATTTATACTTTGTGCCTTAAACTCCCTTGTTAGTTCCACGCTAATTCACTAACTTTATTATTGAGTGTTTTTATAAAATCTTGCAACTGATTATCTTCTTTATGCACAGCAATTAAAAGCTCTTGATTGTCTCTGATAAATATTTTGCCATTAAGCATTTTAAAGTGCTTGATAATTAAAGGTTCATAATCATTGCCTTTATAGACATAGATTGTAAAAGCGCTTTTTTCTGACATAAAATACTTAATAAAATCCTCACGCAATTTCTTTTTAAGGCTTGTTTGTAGCTTTTCTCTGTGATTTTCATTCAAATGTATATAAGCTTTTAACTACATTAAAAAATAAAAAGGAGAGCATTAAGGGGAATTTGAGTTATTATTGAGTATTGTTTTAAAGAGTAGGGGGGTTTGTATTTTGTATTGAAATTTTGTAAAAGGATAATGATGTTAAAAAGCTGGGTAGAAAGGGGTGTGAGTGCGCTCTCATATTTCCCATTTATGCAAAAGTATTATGCGGGTTGTGGAGCGATTTTTATGCTCCATCATGTTTTAAAAACACAAGAAAAAATTGCTTTTAGCGATAATATGAATATTTCGCAAAGTTTTTTAGAAAAATTTATTAAACATTTGCAAATGAAAGGGTTTAGCTTTTTGGGTATTGATGAATTGTGTGAAAATCTCATTTTTAAAAAGAGAATGAGAAAGGTAGCCGTATTTAGCCTAGATGATGGTTATAAAAATACTTATACGAACGCTTATCCTTTATTTAAAGCCTACAATGTGCCTTTTGTGGTGTTTGTGGCTACTAAATTTATAGGCACAAAAAATTATATGGATACGCAAGAATTAAGAGCGTTGCATAAGGATAAGCTTTGCACACTTGGGGGGCATACGCATAGCCATTATGCTCTAGCAACGCTTGAAAATAAAACGAGCGTAAAAGAAGAAATCAGTTTAGCTAATCGCATTTTAGAAGAACAAATTGGCACAAAAATCAAGCATATTGCCTATCCTTATGGCTGTAAAAATAGCACGCAATTAAGAGAAGTAGAAGTGGTTAAGGAGTTAGGTCTAGTGAGTGCGTGTAGCACAAGGCGTGGGGCGATTTATAAAGAGCATAAAGATTACCTTTCGTGTTTGCCTAGAATTATTTTAAGAGAAAATTCTTCTTATAGAGCTATAGGAAGATTAAGAAAAGTTCGCATTGTGAAATTTGGGGGGGTATAATCATTTACTTAGATATGAGCACAATAAGGCTAATTAAAGGATAGAGTTTTGAAAATTTTACATTTAAATGCCATGATGGATAATGGCGGAGCAGCTAGGGCGTGTTTGAGATTGCATGAGGCTTTATTAAAAGCAAATATAGAGAGTGAAGTCTTAGTGCAAGAAAGAACAAGCGATAGGCGTTTGGTGCATAGCGCTCATTCTAAGCTAGGCAAAATTGCTAACAAACTCCGCCCTTATTTAGACAAAGCCCCCATTCTACTCTATCCAAACCGCATTAAAGCCCCCTTTAATCTTGCATGGCTACCCTTTAGCTTTGTGTTAAAAGAAATTGATGGAATAAAACCTGACATTGTGCATTTGCATTGGATTGGGCGTGGCATGCTACCTATAAGAGATTTAGCCAAAATCAAGCAACCTATCGTATGGAGTTTGCATGATATGTGGGCTTTTAGTGCTGGGGGAGCACTACATACAAGACACATTAAAAATGCCTTTATTAAATCAATATTGTTATTACTCCAAGCAAAAGGCGTA contains the following coding sequences:
- a CDS encoding polysaccharide deacetylase family protein; translated protein: MLKSWVERGVSALSYFPFMQKYYAGCGAIFMLHHVLKTQEKIAFSDNMNISQSFLEKFIKHLQMKGFSFLGIDELCENLIFKKRMRKVAVFSLDDGYKNTYTNAYPLFKAYNVPFVVFVATKFIGTKNYMDTQELRALHKDKLCTLGGHTHSHYALATLENKTSVKEEISLANRILEEQIGTKIKHIAYPYGCKNSTQLREVEVVKELGLVSACSTRRGAIYKEHKDYLSCLPRIILRENSSYRAIGRLRKVRIVKFGGV
- a CDS encoding glycosyltransferase, which gives rise to MKILHLNAMMDNGGAARACLRLHEALLKANIESEVLVQERTSDRRLVHSAHSKLGKIANKLRPYLDKAPILLYPNRIKAPFNLAWLPFSFVLKEIDGIKPDIVHLHWIGRGMLPIRDLAKIKQPIVWSLHDMWAFSAGGALHTRHIKNAFIKSILLLLQAKGVSKNS